One part of the Vitis riparia cultivar Riparia Gloire de Montpellier isolate 1030 chromosome 6, EGFV_Vit.rip_1.0, whole genome shotgun sequence genome encodes these proteins:
- the LOC117916007 gene encoding uncharacterized protein LOC117916007 isoform X2 — MESILLSNIMMGSDSEEFVMSRIRPGFKREFAFVVKAQSTIGGSLSLGRTRTQTQTKKDRGGPSRNRVLENSIKKRQKSSGLDAQKNNVEERFPEDRVRSNDGKSMDNKVVRSGQGEQGNDSTDNPMQIGRDNESMSSPAEEEELDYLPTSTLREEVKTSRTPSVDGLKKAPSSQNQRRVSRVTLKPKANAMKISVVNNGEKNVVKMGSSALVPSTLKGFPTKLKELLDTGILEDLPVQYIRGLRRKENGESGLHGVIKGSGILCYCDTCKGTNVVTPNVFELHAGSSNKRPPEYIYLENGNTLRSVMTACSKATLKALDEDIRVAIGSSIKKSTFCFNCKGSISEVGTSDSLVLCESCVGLKESHASPAQPTGTSDRSTKTTTVSKCSSSGSKNYGRVTKKDVGLHKLAFGENDLPEGSEVSYYVRGERLLSGHKKGCRILCDCCNSEVSPSQFEAHSGWASRRKPYLHIYTSNGVSLHELSLSLLRGREPSINTNDEICSICLDGGTLLCCDGCPRVFHKECVSLENIPKGKWFCKFCLNTLQKGKFVERNANAVAAGRMGGVDPIEQIRKRCIRIVKSQTDEAGGCALCRRHEFSTSGFGPHTVMICDQCEKEFHVGCLKAHNIDDLKAVPKGKWFCCRDCKDINSSLRKIVVRREEELPDDVLTIIKKRYGRKGSVCSGNPDIKWRLLHGRWASATEAGSLLSQALSLFHEQFNPIANAEGRDLLLDMVHSNSTGELEFGGMYCAILTVGCQVVSAATFRVLGKEVAELPLVATRSDCQGQGYFQALYTCIERLLCFLQVNSLVLPAAEGAESLWINKFKFHKMEQEELNHLCRDFQMMTFQGTSMLQKPVPEYRRISQGKLKIGSD, encoded by the exons ATGGAATCAATACTGCTATCAAACATAATGATG GGTAGTGATTCAGAGGAGTTTGTAATGTCTCGAATTCGGCCTGGCTTCAAACGGGAGTTTGCCTTTGTGGTGAAAGCTCAATCAACGATTGGTGGTTCTTTAAGTCTAGGTCGGACTCGAACTCAAACTCAGACTAAAAAAGATAGAGGTGGGCCTTCAAGGAATAGGGTTTTAGAGAACTCAATTAAAAAGAGGCAAAAAAGTTCCGGTTTGGATGCACAAAAAAATAATGTGGAGGAAAGGTTTCCTGAAGATCGAGTTAGGAGCAATGATGGCAAATCGATGGACAACAAGGTGGTGAGAAGTGGGCAAGGGGAGCAGGGGAATGATTCGACGGATAATCCAATGCAAATCGGTCGTGATAATGAATCCATGAGCAGTCCTGCAGAGGAAGAGGAGTTGGATTATCTTCCAACTTCCACGCTTAGAGAGGAGGTAAAGACAAGTAGAACTCCCAGTGTGGATGGGCTGAAGAAAGCACCATCAAGTCAAAATCAAAGGAGGGTTTCTCGAGTTACTTTGAAGCCTAAAGCCAATGCTATGAAGATATCTGTTGTCAACAATGGTGAGAAGAATGTGGTGAAAATGGGGAGTAGTGCATTGGTGCCTTCAACTCTAAAGGGGTTTCCCACAAAATTAAAGGAGCTTCTTGACACGGGTATTCTTGAGGACTTACCTGTGCAGTACATTCGAGGCTTAAGA agaaaagaaaatggggaatCCGGGCTTCATGGGGTGATAAAAGGCTCTGGGATCCTCTGTTATTGTGATACATGCAAGGGAACAAAT GTGGTTACGCCAAACGTATTTGAGCTGCATGCTGGTAGTTCAAATAAACGTCCCCCAGAGTACATTTACCTTGAGAATGGGAATACCCTTCGGAGTGTAATGACTGCATGCTCAAAGGCTACATTGAAGGCCTTGGATGAAGACATTAGAGTGGCAATTGGTTCATCCATAAAGAAATCTACATTTTGCTTCAATTGCAAAG GTTCTATTTCTGAAGTTGGCACCAGTGATTCACTGGTGTTATGCGAATCATGTGTGGGACTAAAGGAGTCTCACGCTAGCCCTGCTCAACCAACTGGTACTAGTGATAG GTCAACAAAAACAACGACTGTGTCCAAGTGCAGCTCATCAGGAAGTAAGAATTATGGGCGGGTAACTAAAAA AGATGTGGGCCTTCATAAGTTGGCTTTTGGGGAAAATGACCTGCCTGAAGGAAGTGAAGTGAGCTACTATGTTCGTGGAGAG AGATTGCTAAGTGGTCATAAAAAGGGTTGTCGAATCCTTTGTGATTGCTGCAACTCCGAG GTCAGCCCGTCTCAATTTGAGGCCCATTCTGGTTGGGCTTCACGCAGAAAACC TTACCTGCATATTTACACATCTAACGGGGTTTCTCTTCATGAACTCTCACTATCTCTATTGAGAGGGAGGGAACCTTCTATCAACACCAACGATGAAATCTGCAGTATATGCCTAGATGGAGGGACACTGCTATGTTGTGATGGATGCCCAAGGGTGTTTCACAAAG AATGTGTCTCACTGGAAAACATCCCCAAGGGCAAGTGGTTCTGCAAATTTTGCCTTAATACATTGCAAAAGGGCAAATTTGTAGAACGCAACGCCAATGCAGTGGCTGCAGGAAGGATGGGTGGGGTTGACCCAATTGAACAAATTAGGAAACGATGCATTCGCATTGTAAAAAGTCAAACCGATGAAGCAGGAGGATGTGCTTTGTGCAG AAGGCATGAATTCAGCACATCTGGGTTTGGTCCTCACACTGTTATGATTTGCGATCAG TGTGAGAAAGAATTCCATGTCGGATGCTTAAAGGCACATAATATAGATGATTTAAAG GCGGTACCCAAGGGGAAGTGGTTCTGTTGCCGTGACTGCAAAGACATTAATTCTTCTTTGCGGAAGATAGTGGTTCGTCGAGAAGAGGAACTTCCAGATGATGTTTTGacgattataaaaaaaagatatggaagAAAAGGTTCTGTTTGCAGTGGGAATCCTGATATAAAATGGAGGCTCCTTCATGGGAGATGGGCTTCTGCTACTGAAGCAGGATCATTGCTTTCTCAGGCTCTATCCTTATTTCAT GAACAGTTCAATCCGATTGCTAATGCAGAAGGTCGAGACCTTTTACTCGACATGGTGCACAG CAACAGCACAGGGGAGCTGGAGTTTGGAGGCATGTATTGTGCCATTTTAACAGTCGG CTGCCAGGTTGTATCAGCAGCAACCTTTCGAGTTCTGGGAAAGGAAGTTGCAGAACTGCCTTTGGTGGCAACGCGGAGTGATTGCCAAGGCCAG GGTTACTTCCAGGCCTTGTACACTTGCATTGAAAGACTACTTTGCTTTCTCCAGGTGAATAGTCTTGTGCTTCCTGCTGCTGAAGGAGCTGAGTCCTTATGGATTAACAAGTTCAAGTTCCATAAAATGGAACAGGAGGAG CTGAACCATCTCTGCAGAGATTTCCAGATGATGACCTTCCAAGGGACATCAATGCTGCAGAAGCCGGTCCCTGAATATCGTCGGATAAGCCAAGGAAAGCTGAAGATTGGTTCAGATTAG
- the LOC117916008 gene encoding uncharacterized protein LOC117916008 has translation MAKGTDSEEFVVLSRVRPGCKREFAFAVKAQSAIAGSLGRTRTRNDRGGLWGNGGSEISNNKRQKSSVSNSEKNNAEERSAEDGIRSNEADSMDNEAVRSRDAEQGNHPADNPMHTAGVGELKSCPGGEEESKDDTPAPMHREDAEISETQNADVVENATSDQRPRRVSETDLMPNADTMEISAVNNGEENTGTKRSSGLVPRVPRRFPAKLKELLDTRILEDLPVQYIRGSRTRGSGESGLRGVIKGSGILCSCNSCKGTKVVTPNLFELHAGSSNKRPPEYIYLENGTSLRGVMNAWKNAALDSLDEAIRVAIGCSMIKKSTFCLNCKGRISEAGIGNSKVLCLSCLQLKESQASPSQVTGSSDSHLRSPKPSTISRSAESVSKCSSSGSKSYGRVTKKDLSLHKLVFGENGLPEGTEVGYYVRGQQLLVGYKRGSGIFCTCCNSEVSPSQFEAHAGWASRRKPYLHIYTSNGVSLHEFSISLSRGREISVSDNDDLCSICLDGGNLLCCDGCPRVFHKECVSLANIPKGKWFCKFCNNMLQKEKFVEHNANAVAAGRVAGVDPIEQITKRCIRIVNTQVDEMGGCALCRRHEFSRSGFGPRTVMLCDQCEKEFHVGCLREHDMDDLKEVPKGKWFCCHDCKRINSSLQKLVVHGEEELPNNVLTTIKEKYGRNGSACSKDPDIKWRLLCGRRTSSIEAGSLLSQALSIFHEQFDPIADAAGRDLLPDMVHGKSTREWDFGGMYCAILTISSQVVSAAAFRIFGKEVAELPLVATRSDCQGQGYFQTLFSCLEGLLGVLEVRSLVLPAAEGAESIWTNKFGFNKVTQEQRNNFRRDYQMMTFQGTLMLQKLVPR, from the exons ATGGCGAAGGGTACTGATTCAGAGGAGTTTGTGGTGTTGTCTCGGGTTCGGCCGGGCTGCAAACGGGAGTTTGCCTTTGCAGTGAAGGCTCAATCAGCGATCGCTGGATCTTTGGGCCGGACTCGGACTCGGAACGATAGGGGTGGGCTTTGGGGCAATGGGGGCTCAGAGATTTCGAATAATAAGAGGCAAAAGAGCTCGGTTTCCAACTCAGAGAAAAATAATGCGGAGGAAAGATCTGCTGAAGATGGAATCAGGAGCAATGAAGCAGATTCGATGGACAATGAGGCGGTGAGAAGCAGGGACGCGGAGCAGGGGAACCATCCGGCGGATAATCCGATGCATACTGCTGGTGTTGGTGAACTTAAGAGCTGTCCGGGGGGCGAAGAGGAGTCTAAGGATGATACGCCGGCTCCAATGCATAGAGAGGATGCAGAGATTAGTGAAACTCAAAATGCCGATGTAGTGGAGAATGCAACTTCGGATCAACGGCCGAGGAGAGTTTCTGAAACTGATTTGATGCCCAATGCCGATACTATGGAGATCTCTGCTGTCAACAATGGTGAGGAGAATACAGGGACGAAGAGGAGTAGTGGCTTGGTGCCTCGAGTTCCAAGGCGGTTCCCGGCAAAATTAAAGGAGCTTCTTGACACTCGTATCCTCGAGGACTTACCTGTGCAGTACATTCGAGGCTCAAGA ACGAGAGGAAGTGGAGAATCAGGGCTTCGGGGTGTGATAAAGGGCTCTGGGATCCTCTGCTCTTGCAATTCTTGCAAGGGAACAAAA GTTGTCACACCCAACCTATTCGAGCTGCATGCTGGTAGTTCAAATAAACGTCCCCCTGAGTACATTTACCTTGAGAACGGGACTTCCCTCCGCGGTGTAATGAATGCATGGAAAAATGCTGCATTGGACTCTTTGGATGAAGCCATAAGAGTGGCCATTGGTTGTTCAATGATAAAGAAATCCACATTCTGTCTGAACTGTAAAG GTCGTATTTCTGAAGCTGGCATTGGGAATTCAAAGGTTTTATGTTTATCTTGTTTGCAATTAAAGGAGTCTCAAGCCAGCCCTTCTCAAGTGACTGGTAGTAGTGATAG TCATCTCAGGTCACCAAAACCAAGTACAATATCAAGGTCAGCTGAGAGTGTGTCAAAGTGCAGCTCATCAGGAAGTAAGAGTTATGGGAGGGTAACTAAAAA AGATCTGAGCTTGCATAAATTAGTTTTTGGAGAAAATGGCCTGCCTGAAGGAACAGAAGTGGGTTATTATGTTCGTGGACAG CAATTGCTGGTTGGCTACAAAAGGGGTTCTGGAATCTTTTGTACTTGCTGTAACTCTGAG GTCAGTCCATCACAATTTGAGGCTCATGCTGGTTGGGCATCACGCCGCAAACC TTACCTGCATATTTACACATCTAATGGGGTGTCTCTCCACGAATTCTCAATCTCTCTATCAAGAGGCAGAGAGATTTCTGTCAGTGATAATGATGATCTCTGCAGCATATGCCTAGATGGAGGAAACCTTTTGTGTTGTGATGGATGCCCAAGGGTCTTTCACAAAG AATGTGTGTCACTGGCAAACATCCCCAAGGGCAAGTGGTTCTGCAAATTTTGCAATAATATgttgcaaaaagaaaaatttgtaGAACATAATGCCAATGCTGTGGCTGCAGGAAGGGTAGCAGGTGTGGACCCAATCGAACAGATTACAAAACGATGCATTCGCATTGTAAACACTCAAGTTGATGAAATGGGAGGATGTGCCTTGTGCAG AAGGCATGAATTCAGCAGATCCGGGTTTGGTCCTCGCACTGTTATGCTTTGTGATCAG TGTGAGAAAGAATTCCATGTTGGGTGCTTAAGAGAGCATGACATGGATGACCTAAAG GAAGTGCCTAAAGGCAAATGGTTTTGTTGCCATGACTGCAAGAGAATTAATTCTTCTTTGCAGAAGTTGGTTGTTCATGGAGAAGAGGAGCTTCCAAATAATGTGTTGACGactataaaggaaaaatatggaAGAAATGGTTCTGCTTGCAGTAAGGATCCTGATATAAAATGGAGGCTCCTTTGTGGGAGAAGGACTTCTTCTATTGAAGCGGGATCATTGCTTTCTCAGGCTCTATCCATATTTCAT GAACAATTTGATCCAATTGCTGATGCTGCAGGCCGAGACCTTCTACCTGACATGGTTCATGG CAAAAGCACAAGGGAGTGGGATTTTGGAGGCATGTACTGTGCCATATTAACAATTAG CTCCCAAGTTGTATCAGCAGCTGCCTTCCGAATATTTGGAAAGGAAGTTGCAGAACTGCCTCTTGTGGCTACACGGAGTGATTGCCAAGGCCAG GGTTACTTCCAGACCCTGTTCTCTTGCCTTGAGGGGCTGCTTGGTGTTCTCGAGGTGAGGAGTCTTGTGCTTCCTGCTGCTGAAGGAGCAGAGTCCATATGGACAAACAAGTTTGGTTTTAACAAGGTGACACAAGAGCAG CGGAACAATTTCAGAAGAGATTACCAGATGATGACTTTCCAAGGGACATTGATGCTGCAGAAGTTGGTTCCTAGGTGA
- the LOC117916007 gene encoding uncharacterized protein LOC117916007 isoform X1, which translates to MSRIRPGFKREFAFVVKAQSTIGGSLSLGRTRTQTQTKKDRGGPSRNRVLENSIKKRQKSSGLDAQKNNVEERFPEDRVRSNDGKSMDNKVVRSGQGEQGNDSTDNPMQIGRDNESMSSPAEEEELDYLPTSTLREEVKTSRTPSVDGLKKAPSSQNQRRVSRVTLKPKANAMKISVVNNGEKNVVKMGSSALVPSTLKGFPTKLKELLDTGILEDLPVQYIRGLRRKENGESGLHGVIKGSGILCYCDTCKGTNVVTPNVFELHAGSSNKRPPEYIYLENGNTLRSVMTACSKATLKALDEDIRVAIGSSIKKSTFCFNCKGSISEVGTSDSLVLCESCVGLKESHASPAQPTGTSDRSTKTTTVSKCSSSGSKNYGRVTKKDVGLHKLAFGENDLPEGSEVSYYVRGERLLSGHKKGCRILCDCCNSEVSPSQFEAHSGWASRRKPYLHIYTSNGVSLHELSLSLLRGREPSINTNDEICSICLDGGTLLCCDGCPRVFHKECVSLENIPKGKWFCKFCLNTLQKGKFVERNANAVAAGRMGGVDPIEQIRKRCIRIVKSQTDEAGGCALCRRHEFSTSGFGPHTVMICDQCEKEFHVGCLKAHNIDDLKAVPKGKWFCCRDCKDINSSLRKIVVRREEELPDDVLTIIKKRYGRKGSVCSGNPDIKWRLLHGRWASATEAGSLLSQALSLFHEQFNPIANAEGRDLLLDMVHSNSTGELEFGGMYCAILTVGCQVVSAATFRVLGKEVAELPLVATRSDCQGQVNSLVLPAAEGAESLWINKFKFHKMEQEELNHLCRDFQMMTFQGTSMLQKPVPEYRRISQGKLKIGSD; encoded by the exons ATGTCTCGAATTCGGCCTGGCTTCAAACGGGAGTTTGCCTTTGTGGTGAAAGCTCAATCAACGATTGGTGGTTCTTTAAGTCTAGGTCGGACTCGAACTCAAACTCAGACTAAAAAAGATAGAGGTGGGCCTTCAAGGAATAGGGTTTTAGAGAACTCAATTAAAAAGAGGCAAAAAAGTTCCGGTTTGGATGCACAAAAAAATAATGTGGAGGAAAGGTTTCCTGAAGATCGAGTTAGGAGCAATGATGGCAAATCGATGGACAACAAGGTGGTGAGAAGTGGGCAAGGGGAGCAGGGGAATGATTCGACGGATAATCCAATGCAAATCGGTCGTGATAATGAATCCATGAGCAGTCCTGCAGAGGAAGAGGAGTTGGATTATCTTCCAACTTCCACGCTTAGAGAGGAGGTAAAGACAAGTAGAACTCCCAGTGTGGATGGGCTGAAGAAAGCACCATCAAGTCAAAATCAAAGGAGGGTTTCTCGAGTTACTTTGAAGCCTAAAGCCAATGCTATGAAGATATCTGTTGTCAACAATGGTGAGAAGAATGTGGTGAAAATGGGGAGTAGTGCATTGGTGCCTTCAACTCTAAAGGGGTTTCCCACAAAATTAAAGGAGCTTCTTGACACGGGTATTCTTGAGGACTTACCTGTGCAGTACATTCGAGGCTTAAGA agaaaagaaaatggggaatCCGGGCTTCATGGGGTGATAAAAGGCTCTGGGATCCTCTGTTATTGTGATACATGCAAGGGAACAAAT GTGGTTACGCCAAACGTATTTGAGCTGCATGCTGGTAGTTCAAATAAACGTCCCCCAGAGTACATTTACCTTGAGAATGGGAATACCCTTCGGAGTGTAATGACTGCATGCTCAAAGGCTACATTGAAGGCCTTGGATGAAGACATTAGAGTGGCAATTGGTTCATCCATAAAGAAATCTACATTTTGCTTCAATTGCAAAG GTTCTATTTCTGAAGTTGGCACCAGTGATTCACTGGTGTTATGCGAATCATGTGTGGGACTAAAGGAGTCTCACGCTAGCCCTGCTCAACCAACTGGTACTAGTGATAG GTCAACAAAAACAACGACTGTGTCCAAGTGCAGCTCATCAGGAAGTAAGAATTATGGGCGGGTAACTAAAAA AGATGTGGGCCTTCATAAGTTGGCTTTTGGGGAAAATGACCTGCCTGAAGGAAGTGAAGTGAGCTACTATGTTCGTGGAGAG AGATTGCTAAGTGGTCATAAAAAGGGTTGTCGAATCCTTTGTGATTGCTGCAACTCCGAG GTCAGCCCGTCTCAATTTGAGGCCCATTCTGGTTGGGCTTCACGCAGAAAACC TTACCTGCATATTTACACATCTAACGGGGTTTCTCTTCATGAACTCTCACTATCTCTATTGAGAGGGAGGGAACCTTCTATCAACACCAACGATGAAATCTGCAGTATATGCCTAGATGGAGGGACACTGCTATGTTGTGATGGATGCCCAAGGGTGTTTCACAAAG AATGTGTCTCACTGGAAAACATCCCCAAGGGCAAGTGGTTCTGCAAATTTTGCCTTAATACATTGCAAAAGGGCAAATTTGTAGAACGCAACGCCAATGCAGTGGCTGCAGGAAGGATGGGTGGGGTTGACCCAATTGAACAAATTAGGAAACGATGCATTCGCATTGTAAAAAGTCAAACCGATGAAGCAGGAGGATGTGCTTTGTGCAG AAGGCATGAATTCAGCACATCTGGGTTTGGTCCTCACACTGTTATGATTTGCGATCAG TGTGAGAAAGAATTCCATGTCGGATGCTTAAAGGCACATAATATAGATGATTTAAAG GCGGTACCCAAGGGGAAGTGGTTCTGTTGCCGTGACTGCAAAGACATTAATTCTTCTTTGCGGAAGATAGTGGTTCGTCGAGAAGAGGAACTTCCAGATGATGTTTTGacgattataaaaaaaagatatggaagAAAAGGTTCTGTTTGCAGTGGGAATCCTGATATAAAATGGAGGCTCCTTCATGGGAGATGGGCTTCTGCTACTGAAGCAGGATCATTGCTTTCTCAGGCTCTATCCTTATTTCAT GAACAGTTCAATCCGATTGCTAATGCAGAAGGTCGAGACCTTTTACTCGACATGGTGCACAG CAACAGCACAGGGGAGCTGGAGTTTGGAGGCATGTATTGTGCCATTTTAACAGTCGG CTGCCAGGTTGTATCAGCAGCAACCTTTCGAGTTCTGGGAAAGGAAGTTGCAGAACTGCCTTTGGTGGCAACGCGGAGTGATTGCCAAGGCCAG GTGAATAGTCTTGTGCTTCCTGCTGCTGAAGGAGCTGAGTCCTTATGGATTAACAAGTTCAAGTTCCATAAAATGGAACAGGAGGAG CTGAACCATCTCTGCAGAGATTTCCAGATGATGACCTTCCAAGGGACATCAATGCTGCAGAAGCCGGTCCCTGAATATCGTCGGATAAGCCAAGGAAAGCTGAAGATTGGTTCAGATTAG